From a single Ignavibacteria bacterium genomic region:
- a CDS encoding insulinase family protein: MNRTFKYTGFLFLLILVTSLNAMDKNRIVLLKTQEPVVSFRIWFNAGSKDDPKGKEGLAALTAALLNEGGTSKLTYSQILEKLYPLAAGYSASVSKENSVYSGSVHLDNLDEYLSLFTGQLLDPGFREEDFQRVKDEAISYLSTTLRYSSDEELGKAVLYNEIFQGTPYGHLATGTISSLKNITLDDVKWFYKKYFNKENYILGIGGGFDDKIVQRVWDELQKLPDGVVNSGLQINPNPVSGLKVVIVEKKTNATAISMGYPIDLLRNNEEWYPLALANSWLGEHRNSSSHLYQVIREARGLNYGDYSYIEYYPNGGRLSKPPVNVPLKKHLFEMWIRPVPNETKHFAFRAAMRELDLLVKNGLGKDDFEMTRKFLQKYVLHYAPNTDMRLGYALDDKYYGIKEPGHLQKFREMMAGVTIDAVNAAIKKYLSPENMVVVFVTENANDLKDKLVKNTSSPIVYQTPKPESVLKEDKFISEFQLKIKPENIKVVKVEDLFN; encoded by the coding sequence ATGAACCGAACATTTAAATACACCGGCTTTTTATTTTTACTGATCCTCGTAACGAGCTTAAACGCAATGGATAAAAACAGAATTGTATTATTAAAAACCCAGGAACCGGTAGTTTCATTCAGAATCTGGTTTAATGCGGGTTCCAAGGATGATCCTAAAGGGAAGGAGGGGCTTGCTGCTCTTACCGCTGCCTTGCTGAATGAAGGCGGCACATCCAAACTTACTTATTCGCAGATACTGGAAAAACTCTATCCATTGGCTGCAGGTTATTCTGCATCTGTTTCGAAAGAGAATTCTGTTTATTCCGGTTCTGTCCATTTGGATAATCTTGACGAGTATCTCAGTCTTTTCACAGGGCAGCTTTTGGATCCCGGATTCAGAGAAGAGGATTTTCAAAGAGTAAAGGATGAGGCGATCAGTTATCTCTCAACCACCCTGAGGTATTCGAGTGATGAAGAGCTCGGCAAAGCAGTCCTTTACAACGAGATTTTTCAGGGAACACCTTACGGTCACCTTGCAACAGGGACGATTAGTAGTTTGAAAAACATAACTCTCGACGATGTTAAATGGTTTTATAAAAAATATTTCAACAAAGAGAATTACATCCTCGGTATCGGTGGGGGATTCGACGATAAAATTGTTCAGCGGGTCTGGGATGAATTGCAAAAACTCCCTGACGGAGTGGTTAATTCCGGTTTGCAGATCAATCCGAATCCCGTTTCAGGATTAAAAGTTGTGATCGTTGAAAAAAAGACGAATGCAACTGCGATTTCGATGGGCTATCCGATTGACTTGTTACGCAACAATGAAGAATGGTATCCCTTGGCTCTTGCAAATTCCTGGCTGGGTGAACACCGAAATTCCAGTTCACATCTTTATCAGGTGATACGGGAGGCGAGAGGATTAAACTACGGTGATTACAGCTACATTGAATATTATCCCAACGGTGGAAGACTTTCGAAACCACCGGTGAATGTCCCGCTTAAAAAGCATCTTTTTGAGATGTGGATCAGACCGGTTCCAAATGAGACCAAACATTTTGCTTTCAGAGCCGCAATGCGTGAGCTTGATCTCCTTGTAAAGAACGGTCTCGGAAAAGATGATTTTGAGATGACACGAAAGTTTCTGCAAAAATATGTGTTGCATTACGCTCCTAATACAGATATGCGACTCGGTTATGCACTCGATGACAAGTATTACGGCATTAAAGAACCGGGTCATTTGCAAAAATTCAGAGAGATGATGGCAGGTGTGACGATTGACGCAGTTAATGCGGCGATAAAGAAGTATCTTAGCCCCGAGAACATGGTAGTGGTGTTTGTAACCGAGAATGCGAATGATCTTAAGGATAAACTTGTAAAGAACACATCTTCGCCGATAGTTTACCAGACTCCAAAACCTGAAAGCGTTTTGAAAGAGGATAAATTTATTTCCGAGTTTCAACTCAAAATTAAACCTGAGAATATTAAAGTAGTAAAAGTGGAAGACCTTTTTAATTAA
- a CDS encoding sterol desaturase family protein, translating to MSKNFISNKKETPRMFENDILEFFSKVHPSIPAIIFVPVIAYLFYKATLTGLSALTIFLLVLAGFIAWQMSEYTIHRFLFHFEFDSAFGKRIHFLIHGVHHDYPSDPFRLVLPPSVSIPLAVLFYFVFLVLLGEVYFYPFYTGYVGGYLFYDMTHYAIHHFRIKNKFWLAIKNHHMKHHFQTDKAGFAISLPWFDKFFGSDFNQLEKKG from the coding sequence ATGTCTAAAAACTTCATTTCAAATAAAAAAGAAACACCGCGAATGTTCGAGAATGACATTCTCGAATTTTTCTCGAAGGTGCACCCTTCCATTCCGGCGATTATTTTTGTTCCTGTGATTGCATACCTTTTTTATAAGGCTACACTCACCGGGCTATCAGCGCTGACTATATTTTTGCTCGTATTAGCAGGTTTTATTGCATGGCAGATGTCCGAGTACACCATTCACAGGTTTCTGTTCCATTTCGAATTTGATTCTGCGTTCGGGAAGAGGATCCATTTCCTTATTCATGGTGTGCATCACGATTATCCGTCTGATCCATTTCGACTGGTTTTGCCTCCATCGGTAAGTATTCCATTAGCGGTATTGTTCTATTTCGTCTTTCTGGTTCTTTTAGGTGAAGTTTACTTTTATCCCTTCTATACGGGATATGTAGGAGGTTACCTCTTCTACGATATGACGCATTATGCGATCCACCATTTCAGGATTAAGAATAAATTCTGGCTGGCGATTAAAAATCATCATATGAAACACCATTTCCAAACGGACAAGGCAGGATTTGCAATAAGCCTTCCCTGGTTCGATAAATTTTTTGGAAGTGATTTCAATCAGCTTGAAAAAAAAGGATAA
- a CDS encoding glycoside hydrolase family 9 protein → MNRKTIFIFFAGLLFSSCFFSSTNKADDNVKLIPVVTDDRGDFASDVFIRVNQVGFRRLDVKTAVVLSKKDMGGIKFYIKDVKSGKDVFESRIQPSIAGWGGFNFCHVIDFTGFGSEGTFVIDVEGSRSSNFKIGEGIYNTIVDSLLLFFRVQRCGPTGPYLHKVCHLYDSPNVVGDDRAGKTDVTGGWHDAGDFTKFLNTTAFSTYMLLFAYEFNSKKMEFDKNKDGAPDVLEEARVGLDLLLRMNYKPNNLIIQVQDKRDQTVGWRMPENDTLKFDRPAFAGMGKNLIGIYTAALAMGSRIWKTRFQDAAFSDKLMKAANNIFALRNSAPDVDTNPIGLYQDSKYEGKLALGAIEMYITTGNNAYLEEAKNLAKKADSDYWWSWGNINSLAQYRVAKYSTDMKQYIENNLSAFNETRKKTPFGEGTTFSWGTTHTLLGIAMQSILFRDLTKSSLYDSVASYQRDYVLGKNPWGVSFIYNIGSRSTRNFHSQVGYFNNGYLPGAVAAGPVPAEILKGYNIQRTNSTYDKFNSPEVKYYDDRQDYITNEPTIVTNATAVFVFSHFYK, encoded by the coding sequence ATGAATAGAAAAACCATTTTTATTTTCTTCGCAGGACTTTTGTTTTCATCCTGTTTCTTTTCCTCTACCAACAAGGCTGACGATAATGTCAAACTTATTCCGGTGGTTACAGATGACAGGGGAGACTTCGCATCGGATGTCTTTATCAGAGTAAATCAGGTCGGATTCAGAAGGCTTGATGTAAAAACTGCCGTTGTACTTTCAAAAAAAGACATGGGTGGCATTAAGTTCTACATAAAAGATGTGAAGTCCGGAAAGGATGTCTTCGAGAGCCGGATTCAACCAAGCATCGCGGGGTGGGGTGGGTTCAACTTCTGTCATGTGATAGATTTTACCGGTTTTGGATCGGAAGGCACTTTCGTCATTGATGTAGAAGGAAGCCGTTCCTCCAATTTCAAAATTGGAGAGGGAATATATAATACAATAGTTGATTCTCTTCTGTTGTTTTTTAGAGTTCAAAGATGCGGACCGACAGGACCTTATCTCCATAAGGTATGTCATCTTTACGATTCCCCAAATGTTGTCGGCGACGACCGGGCAGGAAAGACAGATGTGACAGGAGGATGGCATGATGCAGGCGATTTTACAAAATTTCTGAACACAACTGCATTTTCAACCTACATGCTCCTTTTTGCTTACGAATTCAATTCCAAGAAAATGGAATTTGATAAAAACAAGGACGGGGCGCCCGATGTACTCGAAGAGGCAAGAGTCGGGCTTGATCTCTTACTCAGAATGAATTATAAACCTAATAACCTGATTATCCAGGTACAGGACAAAAGAGATCAGACAGTCGGGTGGCGAATGCCTGAGAATGATACTCTCAAATTTGACAGACCTGCTTTTGCCGGAATGGGTAAAAACCTCATTGGTATCTATACAGCAGCACTCGCAATGGGAAGCAGGATCTGGAAGACCCGTTTTCAGGATGCTGCTTTCTCTGATAAACTGATGAAGGCTGCAAACAATATTTTCGCATTAAGAAACAGTGCACCTGATGTTGATACAAATCCGATAGGGCTGTATCAGGACAGCAAGTATGAGGGAAAACTTGCCTTGGGAGCTATCGAAATGTATATCACAACAGGTAATAACGCATACCTTGAGGAGGCTAAAAACCTCGCTAAAAAAGCAGATTCAGACTACTGGTGGAGCTGGGGGAATATTAACTCCCTGGCGCAGTACAGAGTGGCAAAATACTCGACAGATATGAAACAGTATATCGAGAACAATCTTTCAGCGTTTAATGAGACCAGGAAAAAAACTCCATTTGGAGAAGGTACAACTTTTTCATGGGGGACCACTCATACGCTTCTCGGCATAGCGATGCAATCCATACTTTTCAGGGATCTGACAAAATCTTCACTATACGATTCCGTTGCAAGCTATCAAAGGGATTATGTTCTGGGCAAAAATCCATGGGGTGTATCCTTTATTTACAACATCGGTAGCAGATCCACCAGAAATTTTCATTCACAGGTCGGCTATTTTAATAATGGTTATCTCCCCGGTGCGGTAGCTGCAGGACCTGTTCCGGCGGAAATTTTGAAGGGTTATAATATACAACGGACGAATTCGACTTACGACAAATTCAATTCGCCGGAAGTAAAATATTATGACGACAGACAGGATTATATTACAAACGAACCAACAATTGTGACGAACGCTACAGCAGTTTTCGTTTTTTCTCATTTTTATAAATAA
- a CDS encoding tetratricopeptide repeat protein, producing MINPRILIFAALFFLAFVSLAHAQGNPEKYKNDAITMMNGGKYGEAIDLLNKYVGAFPSKPDGYNLRGKCYEKRNQLVNAQNDYRIAAKLAPGNNEYQNDLARVNQKLNSDLNALIKGYQREIAINPKNPKNYLEIAKCYKLMFNWVQSEEWYDKYLELEEPSSDEVIRYTEVLSYLKKYAKAEPILARFVKKFPNDHRLWSRYGYILYWLGKSEEAKVAFETALKLRPYFKEAQDGLDQVLGKYFTNLYKDTTGTWEQKNQKPPPPPPEFAIDKYYRILRNNPKDDKTRFLLIDELIVYKRWEEAWQQLIILQEKYKEDKKWMALYEKVKAVRVESYTKRILELEKLLQKNPNDIKALTEMVGLLSNLERNEEAFNLLKAYFEANPDSPDCKLRKIYARIAVDYQDNYTAIDQLDFCIAKDPTDLELKLQRGIVSVWLGKDEDLAYQYLNEVLKAKPKEVTALVGLASLEMKKNNFDKSAEYIEMIKAIEPTHPELETLLSNLETSKARAAEEALFESLEKGREMIRAGDCAGALAVYDDFLSKHEGNRTILKEYADINSCLKNYDRAIQIYDSLLTGEYDYLIDLERAKVFFFKGDYNKSITEFERLVKEDNADFAVKLFLGDAYAQTQEYGRARDIYDSLLVGNTDTTQIALINQRLGWLPVTGLGALLGSFPQYILLNPFISYFGDNTDFSYLNYGIASDMGITSFLSLGLQGSLGRLSSPYTKVELNTWKGSLFIRPFEPFLIGLSYGEQSFLSPKKKYPLYEAFIRANVEKEYHAQITYIQQEAATMLYSAALVYPFGSLKDRLRVEMIKGEGWYNLPSKYRVSGAYTYLMISDGNRGANTELRIGRYFYPELLAGYEFYSTIYARKSIFYYSPQSFLSHSLFADWNFYKADQLDLSAGGRFGYIPESSYWLREFYFQGSYNLLSNLRINGRAQIGSTSRETTGYSSRSFSASIFWML from the coding sequence ATGATAAATCCCCGTATCCTGATTTTTGCAGCACTGTTTTTTCTTGCTTTTGTCTCATTGGCACATGCTCAGGGAAATCCTGAGAAGTATAAAAACGATGCCATAACCATGATGAATGGAGGCAAGTATGGGGAAGCAATCGATTTATTGAATAAATATGTGGGTGCATTTCCCTCAAAACCTGACGGATACAATCTGAGAGGGAAATGTTATGAAAAGCGTAACCAGCTTGTAAATGCTCAAAATGACTACAGAATTGCTGCTAAACTCGCACCCGGTAACAACGAATATCAAAATGATCTCGCCAGGGTAAACCAGAAGCTGAACAGTGATCTTAACGCTCTAATCAAGGGATACCAGCGTGAAATAGCCATCAATCCAAAGAACCCAAAAAACTATCTTGAGATCGCAAAGTGTTATAAACTGATGTTTAACTGGGTTCAGAGTGAAGAGTGGTACGACAAGTATCTCGAACTGGAAGAGCCCTCCTCTGATGAAGTTATCAGATACACCGAGGTCTTGAGCTATCTTAAAAAATACGCAAAAGCCGAGCCCATCCTCGCAAGATTCGTAAAAAAATTCCCGAACGACCACAGACTGTGGAGTCGTTACGGCTACATTCTTTACTGGCTGGGAAAGAGCGAAGAAGCAAAAGTTGCTTTCGAGACCGCATTAAAACTGAGGCCCTACTTTAAAGAGGCACAGGACGGACTTGATCAGGTGCTCGGTAAATATTTTACAAATCTTTACAAAGACACAACCGGAACCTGGGAGCAGAAAAATCAGAAGCCACCTCCACCTCCTCCGGAGTTTGCAATTGATAAATATTACAGGATTCTTAGAAACAATCCAAAAGACGATAAAACCCGTTTCCTTCTTATTGATGAACTTATTGTTTATAAAAGATGGGAAGAGGCTTGGCAGCAACTCATTATTCTTCAGGAAAAGTATAAAGAAGACAAAAAATGGATGGCTTTGTATGAGAAGGTGAAAGCCGTAAGAGTTGAAAGCTATACAAAACGGATTTTAGAGCTTGAAAAACTGCTTCAGAAGAATCCAAACGACATCAAGGCTCTCACCGAGATGGTTGGATTGCTAAGTAATCTTGAGAGGAATGAGGAAGCTTTCAACCTGTTAAAAGCTTACTTTGAAGCAAATCCTGATTCTCCAGACTGTAAATTGAGGAAGATATATGCAAGAATTGCCGTTGATTATCAAGATAATTACACCGCAATAGATCAGCTTGACTTCTGTATCGCAAAAGATCCAACAGATCTTGAATTGAAATTACAAAGAGGAATCGTATCTGTCTGGCTCGGAAAAGATGAAGACCTGGCATATCAGTACTTGAATGAAGTACTTAAAGCGAAACCGAAAGAAGTTACAGCACTTGTCGGACTGGCATCTCTCGAGATGAAAAAAAATAATTTTGACAAATCTGCCGAATATATCGAGATGATCAAAGCCATCGAGCCTACACACCCCGAGCTTGAGACACTTCTTTCAAATCTGGAGACCTCGAAAGCAAGAGCTGCCGAAGAAGCACTTTTTGAGAGTCTCGAAAAGGGAAGAGAGATGATTCGGGCGGGTGATTGTGCCGGTGCCCTTGCAGTATATGATGACTTTCTTTCGAAACATGAAGGCAACAGGACAATCCTGAAGGAATATGCTGACATCAATTCCTGTTTGAAGAATTATGACAGGGCAATTCAAATTTATGATTCTCTTCTGACAGGTGAATACGATTACCTTATCGATCTCGAGAGAGCGAAAGTATTTTTCTTCAAAGGTGACTATAATAAATCGATCACCGAGTTCGAAAGGCTTGTGAAAGAGGATAATGCAGATTTTGCAGTTAAACTTTTCCTTGGTGACGCCTACGCGCAAACTCAAGAGTATGGGAGAGCGAGAGATATTTACGATTCGCTTCTGGTCGGAAATACTGACACAACCCAAATAGCTCTGATTAATCAGAGACTTGGCTGGTTGCCGGTTACAGGACTCGGTGCATTGCTTGGTTCGTTCCCACAGTACATTCTGTTAAATCCGTTCATCTCATACTTCGGTGACAATACTGATTTTAGCTATTTAAATTACGGCATTGCCTCAGATATGGGAATTACTTCCTTCTTATCTCTTGGTTTGCAGGGAAGTCTGGGGCGACTTTCGAGTCCCTACACTAAAGTGGAGTTGAATACCTGGAAAGGGTCTCTGTTCATTCGACCTTTTGAACCTTTTCTGATCGGACTTTCTTATGGCGAACAGTCATTTTTGTCACCAAAGAAAAAGTATCCTTTGTACGAGGCATTTATTCGTGCCAATGTAGAGAAAGAGTATCACGCTCAGATAACTTACATCCAACAGGAAGCTGCCACCATGCTTTATTCGGCAGCACTGGTTTATCCTTTTGGATCGTTAAAAGACAGACTTAGAGTGGAAATGATAAAGGGTGAGGGATGGTATAACCTGCCCTCCAAATATCGGGTATCAGGTGCTTATACATATTTGATGATATCAGATGGCAACAGGGGAGCCAATACCGAATTGAGAATCGGCAGATACTTCTATCCGGAGTTGCTGGCGGGTTACGAATTCTATTCGACGATATACGCCAGAAAGTCAATATTCTATTATTCCCCGCAGAGCTTCCTGTCGCACAGTTTGTTTGCTGACTGGAATTTCTACAAGGCTGATCAGCTTGATCTTTCTGCGGGCGGAAGATTTGGTTACATTCCTGAAAGTTCATACTGGCTAAGGGAATTCTACTTCCAGGGATCTTATAACCTTCTTTCCAATCTCAGGATAAACGGGAGAGCCCAGATCGGCAGTACCTCCAGAGAAACAACCGGATACAGCTCGAGATCCTTTAGTGCCTCAATTTTCTGGATGCTTTAG
- a CDS encoding glycosyltransferase family 2 protein, with the protein MISSGVSSLALILVIVFTMPMTVLSYSALFEYSTMISLLLFLLILLIRYFGLLGMAYLWLNNYTFSKRPDFQPFVSVIVPVYNEGLLLKDAIMSLLELEYSNYEIIIVNDGSSDNTYDVAKTLVGFQQGLYGKVKVSLISKPNGGKARALNAGISYSKSEIVLCMDGDSQLSPETIRNAARHFIDPRIGAVAGNVKVLNRKRFYADLQALEYIEGLNMARAAQSFLKLVNIIPGPIGLFRKKAIEEVGYYSSDTFAEDADLTLKILSKGWKVYYEPTAIAWTEAPVKLQQLLKQRYRWTRGILQAIRKHKNLLYNPTINFGDTFILWTMFYEALIWPTMNIVANFFFIVVSIFYGYTSLIFFWWVFLALLDTVTALYCVAVEDEELRLVPYSLVYRMFFVFAIDICKMMSTIEEFLGLDMNWGKLERIGTGK; encoded by the coding sequence ATGATCTCATCCGGAGTATCTTCGCTTGCATTGATTCTCGTGATCGTCTTTACGATGCCAATGACTGTTTTGTCGTATTCTGCTCTCTTTGAGTATTCGACAATGATTTCCTTGCTTCTATTTCTCTTGATTCTCCTCATCAGATATTTTGGATTGTTGGGGATGGCTTATTTGTGGCTGAATAACTACACCTTTTCGAAGAGACCCGATTTTCAACCGTTCGTATCGGTAATAGTGCCTGTATACAATGAAGGATTATTACTTAAAGATGCGATTATGTCGCTTCTTGAACTTGAATACTCAAATTATGAAATTATCATTGTCAACGACGGTTCATCCGACAATACTTACGATGTTGCGAAGACACTTGTCGGGTTCCAGCAAGGTTTATACGGTAAGGTAAAGGTTTCACTGATTAGCAAACCTAATGGTGGAAAAGCGAGAGCTTTGAATGCAGGAATCAGCTATTCGAAATCCGAGATTGTACTCTGTATGGACGGTGACAGTCAGCTTTCACCCGAAACGATCAGAAATGCGGCCAGGCACTTTATCGATCCTAGAATCGGTGCGGTTGCCGGTAATGTTAAAGTATTGAACAGAAAAAGATTTTACGCCGACCTTCAGGCTCTCGAGTACATCGAAGGTCTAAACATGGCGCGGGCAGCACAGAGTTTTCTTAAGCTGGTAAACATTATACCGGGACCCATCGGTTTGTTCAGAAAAAAGGCAATTGAAGAGGTCGGTTACTATTCAAGCGACACATTTGCTGAAGACGCAGATCTGACCCTGAAGATATTATCCAAGGGATGGAAGGTTTATTATGAACCAACAGCAATCGCATGGACAGAGGCTCCGGTCAAGCTGCAACAGCTTCTGAAACAAAGATATCGCTGGACGAGGGGAATTCTCCAGGCGATCAGAAAACATAAAAATTTGCTTTACAATCCCACGATTAACTTTGGTGATACCTTCATTCTCTGGACCATGTTCTATGAAGCGCTTATCTGGCCCACGATGAATATAGTTGCCAACTTTTTCTTCATCGTGGTATCGATTTTTTACGGTTACACCAGTCTGATTTTTTTCTGGTGGGTATTTTTGGCTTTACTTGATACAGTGACGGCACTATATTGTGTAGCTGTGGAAGATGAAGAATTACGACTTGTACCTTATTCTTTAGTGTACAGAATGTTTTTCGTATTCGCAATTGATATTTGTAAGATGATGTCGACCATTGAAGAGTTTCTCGGTTTGGATATGAACTGGGGAAAACTGGAACGCATCGGAACCGGTAAATAG
- a CDS encoding polysaccharide deacetylase family protein produces the protein MALKKRNAFFTSLLILIAGGLMLVTSVLIYNYILQGVFGSYAFASDGFSLEAFSKIFGADQTKVAILYSKKTENFLPKGSTWIKDNVTAWERYTQGNKFPVTVITEDDLEKGVLTPENFQILIMPSIKALSDREILTIKDYLDKGGNIMATGATGTFSADGKWRGWEYFKEVYGTLFTKETAKIPSPRLLTLKGGSPITFDIPTGYRLKIATWDNMVATRVLDPRTQQLSFWYDFKIDSGLVREEVLNTSGLCYGTYGKGRFVWYGFDIITIVGQREEYLVLDKLIRNSLNWLAKKPSAYIVDWPGNKKAAAVILASIGEEPGNIKNLLPILAQEGVKATFLVEGALAGTNADLVKSLSAYGDISGVVDIGFMNSVNDTVNKLKKLEVQEADFNNSIKTFKTATGGTLKGVKPLYGLFDDNSLMAAAASGIKYIITDSLTDRSVPKYVVKGEEAIITVTKTVRDDKEIVGKYGLVEHDYQLYTYLEDVDRLIFEGGLYVLKLHTNYQLKPEYVSVVKDVIKYMKEKDMWITSMPVLYTWWTNNNRVELRVEARGTSRMVIALSNVGNTILKEVLVPVDFTLMPKTYKISTEIINTPLPDTDVNRELRKLTLKIKNLKPSESRIYYIDYKN, from the coding sequence GTGGCGTTAAAAAAGAGAAATGCCTTTTTTACATCGCTCCTGATTTTAATCGCAGGAGGGCTGATGCTTGTGACCTCCGTCCTGATTTACAATTACATTCTTCAGGGCGTCTTCGGGTCTTATGCATTTGCGTCTGATGGATTTTCCCTCGAGGCATTTTCCAAAATATTTGGTGCTGACCAGACCAAGGTTGCCATTCTTTATTCAAAGAAAACCGAGAATTTTCTCCCTAAAGGTTCCACTTGGATCAAAGATAATGTGACTGCATGGGAGCGGTACACCCAGGGGAATAAATTCCCTGTTACCGTGATAACTGAAGACGATCTTGAAAAAGGCGTCCTCACTCCCGAAAATTTTCAGATTCTCATCATGCCCAGTATCAAGGCTCTTAGCGACAGGGAAATTCTTACAATTAAAGATTATCTTGACAAGGGCGGCAACATTATGGCGACCGGGGCAACCGGCACATTCTCTGCTGATGGCAAGTGGCGCGGATGGGAGTATTTTAAGGAAGTTTACGGAACACTTTTTACGAAAGAGACCGCAAAAATTCCGTCACCTCGCTTGCTGACTTTAAAAGGCGGCTCTCCAATCACGTTCGACATTCCCACCGGGTACCGGTTAAAGATTGCTACATGGGATAACATGGTTGCGACGAGAGTTTTGGATCCCAGAACTCAACAACTGAGTTTTTGGTATGACTTTAAAATTGACTCAGGTCTTGTTAGAGAAGAAGTTCTTAATACTTCGGGACTCTGCTATGGTACTTATGGCAAGGGGAGATTTGTGTGGTACGGATTTGATATTATTACCATTGTAGGACAAAGAGAAGAATACCTTGTTCTCGACAAGCTGATAAGAAATTCTTTAAACTGGCTTGCAAAAAAACCGAGTGCTTATATTGTTGACTGGCCCGGAAATAAAAAAGCTGCTGCCGTAATTCTTGCCTCAATAGGTGAAGAACCGGGAAATATCAAAAATCTCCTTCCAATTCTTGCTCAGGAGGGGGTAAAGGCTACATTTCTTGTAGAGGGGGCGCTTGCCGGTACGAACGCGGATCTCGTTAAGAGTCTTTCAGCTTATGGCGACATTTCGGGGGTCGTTGATATCGGATTTATGAATTCGGTAAATGATACCGTGAACAAGCTTAAAAAGCTCGAGGTTCAGGAAGCTGATTTTAATAACTCAATTAAGACATTCAAAACTGCCACGGGTGGTACACTAAAAGGGGTTAAGCCGCTTTACGGATTGTTTGATGACAACTCTCTGATGGCCGCTGCTGCAAGTGGAATAAAGTATATAATTACCGATTCTTTGACCGACAGATCGGTTCCAAAATATGTCGTTAAAGGTGAGGAAGCAATCATAACGGTTACCAAGACTGTAAGGGACGACAAGGAAATTGTCGGAAAATACGGGCTTGTCGAGCACGATTATCAGCTCTACACTTACCTGGAAGATGTTGACAGACTGATTTTTGAAGGTGGACTGTATGTTCTCAAGTTACATACCAATTATCAGTTGAAACCTGAATATGTCTCAGTTGTCAAAGATGTAATCAAGTATATGAAAGAGAAAGACATGTGGATAACAAGCATGCCGGTTTTATATACATGGTGGACAAACAATAACAGGGTTGAACTTAGAGTTGAAGCCAGAGGTACCAGCAGGATGGTAATTGCTCTATCGAATGTGGGAAATACAATATTGAAAGAGGTACTCGTTCCTGTTGATTTCACTCTAATGCCGAAAACCTATAAAATTTCAACCGAAATTATAAACACACCTCTGCCTGACACAGATGTGAACAGAGAACTTAGAAAATTGACACTAAAAATTAAGAATTTAAAACCGTCAGAATCCAGAATTTATTACATAGACTACAAAAATTAA